The DNA segment AAATCAGGATCAATATTGTTGGAGAAGGAAAGACTAAAAACTTTCAATCCGCTAAAGACGGATAAAACCACGAACAAAGCCATCGCGCCAACAATGATTCCCATACTGGCGATGCGATTGATGATATTGATAGCGTTGTTTTTGCTGCTGCTAAAAATATATCGTTTGGCTATGTAAAGAGGGAAATTCAAATTTTATTGAAATCTACGTTTGTCTAAAAGATCACGGTTTTCAATTGGATTTTCTTTATTTGACAAAGCGTTGTCAATTTTTTCGATATAATCTAATGAGTCATCTATAAAGAACACCAAATTGGGAACTTTTCGTAATTGCAAGCGCACTCTTTGCGATAAATCATGTTTGATTAATTTAGAATTAGCTTTTATTCCCACTAAAGTTTCCTGTGCTTTCTCTTGAGGGAATATGCTTAAATGCACCGTTGCCACAGATAAATCTGTAGTTACGCTAACCTTGGATACTGAAATTATCAAATTGCTAACTCCATTTTTTCTCACTTCACCTTGCAGGATGTCTACCAAATCTTTTTGGATGACACCACCTATTTTTTTCTGTCTATTTGTTTCCATTGTGCAAAAATACAATTTTTTTAAACCCACAAAGGTTCAAATCCACAAAGTTTAGTTCCTGTAAACAAATATATCTTATTTAAAGCTATGTTGATAGCGATTTTGAAACCTTATTTTATTTACTTTTACATATTGTTTTGGGTATTTGGCTTCGCATTAAAATAGGTGGATTATGAAAAAAATTGAACATATAGGAATTGCGGTCATTGATTTGGAAGAGGCTTCAATTGTGTATGAAAAACTATTCGGCTCAGCAGCTTATAAACGCGAGGAAGTTGTCAATGAGGGTGTGAAAACTGCTTTTTTCAAGAATGGACCAAACAAAATAGAACTCCTTGAAGCTACAAATGCTGAAAGTCCTATTGCAAAATTCATTGCAAAAAAAGGAGAAGGGATTCATCATATTGCTTTTGAAGTTGATGACATTGTGTCTGAAATTGCCCGGTTGAAAAAAGAAGGGTTTATAGTTTTGAATGAAACACCCAAAAAAGGGGCTGATAATAAGTTGGTCGTTTTTTTACACCCAAAAAGCACCAACGGTGTTTTGATAGAATTGTGCCAAGAAATTTATTGATTCCTTTTCATAAATAGATATTGTCGAAGGAAACTAATAATCAGAGGATTCGGTTTTAAGTAAATGCATTAATGCGGTTAAATGAAAATCTATTTCAAAAATAGTTGCAAAAAATATAAAATAGTAGTAGTTTTGCAACCGCAATAACGGTCCTATAGCTCATTCGGTTAGAGCAACTGACTCATAATCAGTAGGTGCTTGGTTCGATTCCAAGTGGGACCACTTAAAAAACCCTTCAGATTTATTGATTTGTAGGGTTTTTTTGTGACTTGCGTTAGCCAATGCGTTTTATCGATAAAAAATGCGTTTTAGTCGATAAAAAAATTGTTTCCCAGTAAAATATAAATAACTTTGTTACGTTATTGAGAGTTTTTTTGACTTTTAATTAAACAAAAACTCGCTATTTTGTTATTTCTTTCAATAAAAATGAAAACTATTGTGTATAGGTTTTTTATTTTAAGTGTCACCCTTTTCGGAGTGATGTGTGCTTTTGCGTCACCATCTCCTCCAATGCCGGGAGCAAAAAAACTGCCGCCGCCACCGGGATTGCCTATTGACGAAAATATTTACATTTTGTTGATAATGGCAATACTGTTTGGAGTATATATAATTTTTAGATTTCAATCAAAAACAAAGGCTCCGAGGTAGAAATCGGAGCCTTTGTTTTTAATTAGAATTGTTTTCTATTTATTGGCATACAATTTGGAAACATATTTGCCAATCACGTCAAATTCAAGATTTACTTTTGTTCCTTCTTTGAAGTTTTTAAAATTAGTGTGCTCAAAAGTATACGGAATGATGGCAACGCTAAATGTGTTTTTACCCGAATCAACCACGGTCAAACTCACGCCGTTTACGGTAATCGATCCTTTTTCGATGGTTATGTTTTGGAGCGATTCGTCATATTCGAAAGTATAATACCAACTTCCATTGGTTTCTTTTGCAACAATGCAATTTCCTATTTGATCGACGTGTCCTTGAACGATGTGACCGTCTAGCCTGTCTCCAAGTTTCATTGCTCTTTCAAGATTTACGAGGTCTCCAGTTTGCCAATGCGAAATATTTGTCTTTTTGATGGTTTCTCCAATGGCGGTTACCGTATAAAGATTTTTGTGAATGGCTACCACGGTCATGCAAATCCCGTTATGGGCAACACTTTGGTCTATTTGAAGTTCATCGGTAATGGAGGAAGCTATTGTGATATGGACGTTGTCTTTGTCTTTTTTGATTTCTTGGACTGTGCCAAGGGTTTCTATGATTCCTGTAAACATTTCTTATTTTATTTTACTAAATTTGCACTTCAAAATTAGCAATAAATAAGTGATGTCATGGTAAAAAAAGCAGAAAATATAATCGTCGGAATTTCAATAGGAGATTTAAACGGTATTGGAAGCGAAGTTATTCTAAAAACATTTGAAGATTCTCGAATGTTGGAATTATGTACACCGGTTATTTTTGCCAATGTAAAAATTCTTTCGTTTGTAAAAAAGAGCTTCGAATCCACGTCGATGCTTCAAGGAATTGATAGATTGGATCAAATAGTTTTGGGCAAAATCAACGTTTTGAATGTTTGGCAAGAAGGTGTGGAAATCAATTTTGGCGTAAACGACGAAAAAGTTGGAAAATATGCCGTAAAATCATTTATTGCGGCAACAAAAGCTTTGAAAGAAGGGCTTATAGATGTATTGGTAACTGCTCCAATAAACAAGTACAACATTCAATCGGAATCTTTTAAATTTCCAGGGCATACTGATTATTTGGATCAAGAGTTGGAAGGAAATGCCTTGATGTTGATGGTTCAAGATAATTTGAGGGTAGGGTTGTTGACGGATCATATTCCTTTAAACGAGGTTGCGTCACATCTTACGGAAGAATTGATCGTTAAAAAAATAGAAACAATAAAACAAACATTGATACAGGATTTTAGCGTCAACAAACCGAAAATTGCAGTTTTGGGGTTGAATCCGCATTGTGGAGATGGTGGAGTTATTGGCAAAGAAGAAGATGTGATTTTAAAGCCAACGTTGAAGAAAATATTCGAAAAAGGTACATTGGTATTTGGGCCTTTTGCTGCCGATGGTTTTTTTGGAAGCAATCAGTACGAAAAATATGATGCTATTATTGCAACTTATCATGATCAAGGATTGATCCCTTTCAAAACGTTGTCGTTTGGCAAAGGAGTGAATTATACGGCAGGTTTAAATAGAATAAGAACTTCGCCAGATCACGGTACTGCTTATGACATAGCAGGGAAGGGTATTGCCGATTATAATTCGTTCAAAGAGGCTGTTTATCTTGCCATTGATGTCTATCATTCGAGAAATCAATATGCAGAAATCAGCCAGAAACCCCTAAAAACAAAAGAAAAATAGATATAAACAAAAAAAGGCAAATAAGATTATTAGGTTTACAATAATTTTATATCTTTGCACTCCCGAAGTTTAGGGCAAATTGTTGTTGAAATGAACAAGATAAAAGAATTTTTAATTCCTTTTATAGGATTAAAGCTAGGAAAACATCATTTTGAATACCAAATAAGTAATGCGTTCTTTGAAATCTTTGATTATCACGAGTTTAATAATTCGAATATCAAAGTAAATGTAGTTTTAGAGAAAAAAAGCACGATGTTGGAGTTGGCTTTCAAGCACAAAGGAACGGTTAATGTTCCTTGCGATATGACAAATGAAGAATTTGATTTGCCGATAAAAGGCAATATGAAATTGATTGTTCGTTTTGGTGAAGCATTCAATAATGACAACGAAGAGTTGCTTATTTTGCCACATGGAGAATATCAAGTAGATATTGCGCAATATATATATGAAATGATTGTGCTTTCGGTTCCTCTAAGACGAATTCATCCAGGAGTCAAAGACGGAAGTTTAAATACGGAAGCCTTGACAAAACTGAAAGAATTAACAGTAAAAGAACTGAAAAAGGAGAGTAAAGAAGAACAAAAAGAAGAAAATATTGACCCTCGTTGGGACAAATTAAAGCAACTATTAACGGATAAATAATATAGTAAAATGGCGCATCCTAAGAGAAAAATCTCGAAAACAAGAAGAGATAAAAGAAGAACACATTATAAAGCTACCGTAGCGCAAATCGCTACTTGCCCAATCACTGGTGAAGCACACTTATACCACAGAGCTTACTGGCATGAAGGTAAAATGTATTACAGAGGGCAAGTTGTTATAGATAAATCTGTAGCGGTTGCTTAATATGTTTTTGTAAATGATATTTAAACTCTCACAATGTGAGAGTTTTTTTGTTGTTTATAATTTTCGTTAAATAAGAGCAATTAAAACGATAGGGATTAGATTTTTTTTGTAATTTTCGAGTCCTTTAGAAATTTTTCAAATGGCAGCATTTGGTAAGAAATAACAGAGTATAATGAATAATATCACAGCCGCAATCACAGCTGTTGGAGCTTATGTTCCAGACTACGTGCTTACAAACAAGATTCTCGAAACATTGGTTGACACAAATGATGAGTGGATTACCTCGCGCACGGGAATAAAAGAGAGAAGAATTCTAAAAGACGATACTAAAGGAACTTCATTTTTGGCTATAAAAGCAGCTCAAGATTTAATAGCCAAAGCTAATATCGATCCCCTAGAGATTGATATGGTTATATTGGCAACTGCAACTCCGGATATGCTTGTAGCTTCAACGGGAGTACATGTGGCTACAGAAATTGGTGCTACAAATGCTTTTGCCTATGATTTACAGGCGGCTTGTTCAAGTTTTTTATTCGGAATGTCCACTGCTGCTGCATATATTCAATCCGGAAGATATAAAAAAGTATTGTTAATTGGTGCTGATAAAATGTCATCCATTGTAGATTATACGGATCGTACAACTTGTATTATTTTTGGTGATGGAGCTGGTGCAGTATTGTTTGAGCCCAATTATGAAGGATTAGGTTTACAGGATGAATACTTAAGAGGTGATAGCATTGGACGTGATTTTCTTAAAATTGATGCTGGTGGTTCATTGAATCCTGCAACAATTAAAACTGTTGAAGAAGGAAGGCATAATATCAAGCAAGATGGAAAAACTGTTTTTAAATATGCAGTGACCAATATGGCCGATGCGAGTGAAAAGATTTTGGAAAGAAATAATTTGACCAATGCAGACGTAGATTGGTTGGTTCCTCATCAAGCAAACAAGCGTATCATTGATGCCACGGCAAGCCGAATGAATTTGGAAGATTCAAAAGTGTTGATGAACATAGAAAAATACGGAAATACAACATCGGCAACTTTGCCATTAGTGCTTAACGATTTTGAAAGCCTATTCAAAAAAGGAGATACCATTATTTTGGCAGCTTTTGGAGGCGGATTTACTTGGGGATCTGTTTACCTAAAATGGGCATACGATAAAAAATAAATTTAAACTAAAAACACAAATAATCATGGATTTAAAAGAAATTCAAAATCTAATCAAATTTGTAGCAAACTCAGGAGTTGCTGAAGTTAAATTAGAGATGGACGATGTTAAAATCACCATTAGAACAACCTTGGAAGGAAACGTGTCTGAAGCTACTTATATTCAACAAATTCCAGCTCAACCAGCTCTTCAACCAGTATTGGCCCAACAAATTGCTCCAGTGGCTCCAACTCCGGCTGCGCCAGCGGTAGAGAATTCTAATTACATCACTATTAAATCTCCAATTATTGGAACTTTCTATAGAAAACCATCTCCAGACAAACCCATGTTTGTTGAAGTAGGTAGCACAATTGCCAAAGGAGACGTGCTTTGTGTAATCGAGGCAATGAAATTATTTAACGAAATCGAATCTGAAGTATCCGGTAAAATCGTTAAAATATTGGTGGACGACATGTCGCCAGTAGAATATGACCAACCATTATTTTTAGTAGATCCGTCATAAATTTAAGATTTTAGATTACAGATTTTAGATTGCAGATTTGAACCTTAGATTCCAATCAATTGCATTCTTGACTTCTAACTTCTAACTTCTAACTTCTAACTTTTAAAAGATGTTTAAAAAAATACTAATAGCCAATAGAGGAGAAATTGCCCTTCGCATCATTAGAACATGCAAAGAAATGGGTATCAAGACGGTAGCTGTTTATTCTACTGCCGATGCCGAAAGTTTGCACGTGAAGTTTGCGGATGAAGCAGTTTGCATTGGGCCGCCTCCAAGCAACTTGTCCTATTTGAAAATGTCAAATATCATTGCCGCTGCCGAAATCACCAATGCAGATGCAATACATCCAGGATATGGATTTCTTTCCGAAAATTCAAAATTTTCAAAAATATGTCAAGAACATAGAATCAAATTCATCGGGGCATCTCCAGAAATGATTGATAGAATGGGAGACAAAGCTTCAGCAAAAGCTACAATGAAAGCCGCTGGAGTTCCATGTGTTCCGGGTTCTGACGGATTGTTGGAATCTTTTGAACAAACCCAAAAACTGGCCAAAGAAATGGGCTATCCAGTAATGCTGAAAGCAACTGCCGGTGGTGGTGGAAAAGGAATGCGTGCCGTTTGGAAAGAAGAAGAATTGCTAAAAGCATGGGAAGGTGCACGTCAAGAATCGGCGGCAGCTTTCGGAAATGACGGGATGTATTTGGAGAAACTTATTGAAGAACCAAGACATATTGAAATTCAAATCGTGGGAGATTCTTACGGTAAAGCATGTCACCTTTCTGAAAGAGATTGTTCCGTGCAACGTCGTCATCAAAAATTGACCGAGGAAACTCCTTCGCCATTCATGACGGACGAATTGCGTAAAAAAATGGGATTGGCGGCCGTGAAAGCTGCCGAATATATCAAGTATGAAGGTGCAGGAACGGTAGAATTTTTGGTAGACAAACACCGTAATTTCTACTTTATGGAAATGAATACCCGTATTCAAGTAGAACACCCAATTACCGAGCAAGTTATTGATTACGATTTAATTCGCGAGCAAATTATGGTTGCTGCCGGAATTCCAATTTCGGGCAAGAATTATTTGCCACAATTGCACGCCATCGAATGCCGTATCAATGCCGAAGATCCTTACAATGATTTTAGACCTTCACCGGGAAAAATCACGACGCTTCATATGCCGGGTGGTCACGGAGTTCGATTGGATACTCACGTTTACTCAGGTTACACGATTCCGCCAAATTACGATTCGATGATTGCCAAATTGATTACGACAGCACAAACACGTGAAGAAGCCATCAGCAAAATGAGAAGAGCTTTGGATGAATTCGTGATTGAAGGAATCAAGACAACCATTCCTTTCCACAGACAGTTGATGGATGATCCGCGTTACATCGCCGGAGATTACACCACGGCTTTTATGGATACTTTTAAAATGAATGATCCAGAATAAAAACTAGATTTTATTTATATAAAAAATCCCGTCAAAATATTTTGACGGGATTTTTAGTTTTATGAAATATTCGAACTTGTTACAAAGTTTCTTTTAGCCATTTGAAAAATTCTCTTTGCCAAACTATGGCGTTTTGAGGTTTTAAAACCCAATGATTTTCTTCCGGGAAATACAGGAATCTGCTTTTTATTCCGAGCATTTGTGCCGCTTGAAAAGCTTCTTGCGCTTGTCCAATAGGAACCCTGAAATCATTTCCACCTTGAATGATTAGTATGGGCTTGTTCCATTTTTCCACTCGGCTGGCAGGATTAAATGTGGTGTAGCCTTTTTGTGCCGCGGCATTGTCTTTTTCCCAATAAGCACCACCAAAATCCCAGTAGTTAAAGAAAACTTCTTCGGTCGTGCCAAACATGCTTTGGGTATTGAAAACCCCGTCGTGGGCAATAAATGTTTTGAATCTATTGTTGTGGATTCCAGCCAAATAAAATGCGGAATAACCTCCGAAACTGGCACCAACACATCCCAAACGGGTTTTGTCGACATATTTTTCTTTGGCTACATCATCAATGGCCGAAAGATAATCGTTCATAACTTGTCCGCCCCAATCTTTGCTGATTTGTTCGTTCCATTCCACACCGTGTCCCTGCATTCCGCGACGATTGGGAGCCACGACAATATAGCCTTGTGCAGCCATCAATTGGAAATTCCAACGGAAAGAATAAAATTGCGTCAAAGGAGATTGCGGTCCACCTTGGCAATAAAGTAATGTTGGGTATTTTTTTGAAGCATCAAAATTCGGAGGAAGAATAACCCAAACCAGCATTTTTTTGCCGTCGGTTGTGGTAACGTATCTTCTTTCGGTTTTGCTTAACGCCAATGATTTGTAGGTTTCCGTGTTTACATTAGACAACTGCTTCCAATTTTTGTTCTTTAAATTATAAGAAAAAATTTCAGCAGCGTGGTTCATGTCGGTTCGGTTCACGATGATGGTGTCTCCAGAAAAACCAACAATGCTAACCACGTCAAAATCACCATTTGTTAATTGAGTAACTACAGGTATTTTCTTGGTCAAACCCGGAAAATCTACTTCAAATAGCTGAAGTGTTCCGTCAATTGGTGCCACAAAATAGACTTTCTTACTGTCTTTGCTCCAAAGAAAATTTTCAACCGTTCCGTCCCAATGGGCAGTCAAATTGATGTTCATTCCTTTGAGACTAACAATAATGTCGTTTTTGTCGGCTTCATAACCGTCGCGTTTCATTTGCAACCAAGTCAAATTGCCTGTTGGAGAAAAAGCAGGATTGGTGTCGTAACCCAAGTTGCCTTCGGTTCTGTTGGTGGTTTCTCCTGTTTCTAAATGGTATTCGTAAATGTCAGTATTGGTACTGGTAGCATAAGCCGTTCCTGATTTTTTCTTGCAAACATATAAAATGCTTTTGCTGTCTGGCGACCAAATGTAATCTTCATCTCCGCCAAAAGGTTTTTGTGGACTATCGAAATTTTCGTCTTTCAAAATGTCAATTCCAACAGAACCTCCTTTGTTTTCTTTGTAAAAAACGTGATTGAATTTACCTTCATTCCATTTGTCCCAATGGCGATAATCCAATGCGTTATAGACTTGAACATTCGATTTTTCCAGTTCTGGATAAAAATCTTTTCCGTGTACTTTGTCGATTTTCACCTCTTCATTGTAAACAAGATATTTTCCGTCCGGGGAAACATTTTTGTCTTTCAATAACTCTTTGGTATCTGCCTCCTCTGTTGGAGTTCCACCATTTATGGGCAAGGAATAAAACTTGGAATTCGATTTATTTTCTTCAATAGAAGGAAAATCTACTTTATAAATTATGTTTTTTTCGTCTTTTGAAATCCCTAAAGTAGTTATTCTTCCTAATTTCCAGAGCAGTTCTGGCGACATCGTGTTTTGTGCCATTGCAGTTAAGTTTGTCATTATCAATGTTATAAATACTATCTTTTTCATTAAGTTATGGGGATTTATTATTTCTTAAAAATACAAATTCTAAATGTTTTACTAACGGTTGTTTTATGGTTAATTTTGAAAACGGAAATATTTTTTTATATTTATAAAAATTAGAAGATTTAATAGAATGGCGACAAAAATCACATCCAAAAAAACAAAGCAATCCGCAAAAAAAGACTCAGGAACTTTCAAGAGTAAACTAAGTCGGTTTTTATTCAAGGCATTGTTGTGGTTTCTTGGATTATCCATTTTTTCCGTGGTCTTTTTTAAGTTTGTACCCGTTCCATTCACGCCCTTGATGGTCATTCGAGCCATAGAAAATAAAATGGACGGCAAAGAAAATTATTTCAGCCACGATTGGGAACCCATTGAAAACATATCGGTTAATTTGCAAAAAGCTGTTATTGCAAGCGAAGACGGGACTTTTTTGACCCATAACGGTTTTGATTTTACGGCCATGCAAAAAGCCTACAAGAATAACTCAAGAGGCCGAAGAATAAAAGGAGGGAGCACCATTTCGCAACAAACGGCCAAAAATGTTTTTCTTTGGCAAGGAAGAAGTTATCTCCGTAAAGGTCTTGAAGCTTATTTCACGGTCTTGATAGAAGTGATTTGGGGAAAAGAACGCATTATGGAAGTCTATCTCAATAGCATAGAAATGGGGAATGGCGTTTATGGAGCCCAAGCCGCAACCCAGCATTGGTACAGGAAAGATGCCAAAAGCCTCACCAAAATGCAAGCCGCCGGAATTGCCGCCATTTTGCCCAATCCAAGAAAATATTCCGCCACAAGTTCTTCCTCTTATATCAATCGTAGAAAAGATAAAATTGTTCGCATAATGCGACATATCGGCAAGATTGAGTATCAAAAAAGATAAAAATAATTTGCAATTTGTGGTTGCCATTTTATTTTCAAATCAAAATTCAATCCGAATATTAGCCCATAAAAAATGCCTAAAATTTCTTTCAGGCATTTTTTTTAATCAGCAGTTATTGTTAAAGCTTCATTGTTATTCCAATACCGGGAGACATTCCAGAAACATTTCCGCCAGCAATTTCTACATAAACTCCCCATTTGTCATTCCAAAAATAACGTCCTCCAAATTGAAGACCAAGGTTAATGTCACTTTCATCATTGCCATTCTCGTCTCCGTTAAAAATGGAATATCCAGCATTCACGCCGCCATATACATCCCAAGCATCATCTGAAATGCCAAATAAATTATCAAAGTAATAGTTTCCTTTTACCCCTAAATTGATCCAATCCAAATCTAAGCTGGTTCCTACTCCAGGAGCAATAGTAATATCCTTATGGACAGGAATTTCATAATTAATACCCACAAGACCAAAGTTCAATTCTTTTCTGGCTTGTCCAAAAACATTTGCAAAATTCAACATTAATGCAAAAACAAATAATAAAGTGGTTTTTTTCATGATTTTTTTATTAAAAGGTTATACACAAATATAAGGGTATTTGTGTAATGAAAATAAGTTAAAACACACAAAATTTATTTAAATATTAAAAATAGTTGATAACAATAACGCAAGTCTTTATAAAATAAGTTTGCTTTTTTGGTTCAAATTACCTTTGCTGTTTAAATAATTTCTTTTAAATGGTAAAATTCAACCCAAGAACAATATTTCTTCCCATATTCGGAATGCCATCTGTTTTTAATCGGGAAAGATGTGCTGTATATTCTTTGTCCAATAAATTATTGCCATTCAAGTTGATGTCGAAAGTCGTTTTTCCTAATTTCACTTTTCCGCCTAAACCAAGATTCAAGAAAGTGTAGCCATTTGATTTTGTCTCGAAACCGCTTACATTTTTTTGATTAAAGGTTGTTGAAACATTTAAAGTGGCAAAGCCGTCTTCCAACCAGTTTTTAATCTTGAACTCGGTTCGAATGGTGTTGTTCCAGTTGTTTGCAGGAATTAACGGCAAGTAATCGCCATCTTGTTTTTTGCCGGTAACGGTTTCAAAACTGGTTTCATAATGCAACCAATCCAACGGATGTGGATGAAAATGAAGTCCTATTTCTCCACCAAATAATTTGGCGTCATTTTGAATATAATCGAAAATGGCGTTCTCGTCAATGATTTCCCCAGTTGGTGAAGTGTAAATATAATTGTTGATGTGGTTGTAAAATCCGTTGGCGAAAAACTCGACATGGCTGCTTTTGTATTCCAAATTAAGGTCTGTTTGTATGTTTTGCTCCGTTTTCAAATCGGGGTTTCCCACTTCATAGCGATTGGTTCCTTCGTGAACGCCGTTTGAAGTCAGTTCGGCCAAATTGGGTGCCCTGAATCCGGAAGCCAAATTCATTCGTAAAGCCAATTTTTTGGACAAATTTGTTTTGTAACCCAAAGAGGCATTAAAACTGTCATAAGATTTATCAAGTGCTCCAAACGAACCTTCTTCGCCCGGAGTTCCGTGTGCCGTTGTTGTTGTTTTTCTATTGTCGAAACGCAATCCCGCTTGCAATACATTCGATTTCCATTCGTAATTTCCGGTTCCGAAAAATCCGAAATCATTGGTTGTAGCATCGGGAATTAAATATTCTTCCCCCGAATTGGCATTGGTTTGATGCATTCCTTGAACACCAAGGATGGATTCGAATTTACCCATTTTTGGGAAATGGTATTTCGCATCGTAGTTGAATGTTTTCAATTTCATGTGCAAAACAGCAACATCGCTGTCTTCAAATTCGCTTCGGTCATTCGAGATATAACCCAAATCGACATCTAGTTTGGATTTTTGGAAAAAGAAAACGTTGTTCAAACTCAACAAATGATTGAAAACACCTTGTTTGGGATATTCCGTTTTTTTGTTGGTGGTTTGGTTTGCGATGCCTTCCTCTGGAATTCCTAAATCCAAATCATTGTAATTGTAACGAAAAATGCTTGAAAATTTCGAATTGCTGTAACCAATTCCAGTCTTGAAATCGGTTTCATTGTAACGGGTGTTGGTTACTCGGTCACCTTCCCCAGTTTTGTAATCGGAATGCGTGTTGTAGCTTCCGCGAGCCAAGAATTTCCAATTTTCGGTAGAAGTTTTCAATCCCAATGTTGAATTGCTTCCCAAAGTATTGGAGAATAATTTTTGGTTAAAATTAGCTTGAAAAGTATTTGCTGGAGCAAATTTCTCTGGATTAAAATATAAAACTCCGCCCAAAGCGTCCGAGCCATAAAGCAAGGAAGCCGGACCTTTTATGACTTCGACACTTTCAATTCCGGCATCGTTTAATCCCAAACCGTGCTCGTCGCCAAACTGCTGATTTTCGATTCGAACACCTTGTGAATAGACCAAAACGCGGTTGCCGCTCAACCCTCGAATGACGGGTTTACCAATGGAAGTTCCCGTCGAAACTTGTGAAACTCCCGGAATGGTGGCCAATCCTTCAATCAAGGTTGCAGTTCCTTTTTGTTGCAGTTCCTTGACGGTCGAATGTTCCACT comes from the Flavobacterium limnophilum genome and includes:
- the rbfA gene encoding 30S ribosome-binding factor RbfA, which translates into the protein METNRQKKIGGVIQKDLVDILQGEVRKNGVSNLIISVSKVSVTTDLSVATVHLSIFPQEKAQETLVGIKANSKLIKHDLSQRVRLQLRKVPNLVFFIDDSLDYIEKIDNALSNKENPIENRDLLDKRRFQ
- the mce gene encoding methylmalonyl-CoA epimerase, giving the protein MKKIEHIGIAVIDLEEASIVYEKLFGSAAYKREEVVNEGVKTAFFKNGPNKIELLEATNAESPIAKFIAKKGEGIHHIAFEVDDIVSEIARLKKEGFIVLNETPKKGADNKLVVFLHPKSTNGVLIELCQEIY
- a CDS encoding riboflavin synthase, which gives rise to MFTGIIETLGTVQEIKKDKDNVHITIASSITDELQIDQSVAHNGICMTVVAIHKNLYTVTAIGETIKKTNISHWQTGDLVNLERAMKLGDRLDGHIVQGHVDQIGNCIVAKETNGSWYYTFEYDESLQNITIEKGSITVNGVSLTVVDSGKNTFSVAIIPYTFEHTNFKNFKEGTKVNLEFDVIGKYVSKLYANK
- the pdxA gene encoding 4-hydroxythreonine-4-phosphate dehydrogenase PdxA: MVKKAENIIVGISIGDLNGIGSEVILKTFEDSRMLELCTPVIFANVKILSFVKKSFESTSMLQGIDRLDQIVLGKINVLNVWQEGVEINFGVNDEKVGKYAVKSFIAATKALKEGLIDVLVTAPINKYNIQSESFKFPGHTDYLDQELEGNALMLMVQDNLRVGLLTDHIPLNEVASHLTEELIVKKIETIKQTLIQDFSVNKPKIAVLGLNPHCGDGGVIGKEEDVILKPTLKKIFEKGTLVFGPFAADGFFGSNQYEKYDAIIATYHDQGLIPFKTLSFGKGVNYTAGLNRIRTSPDHGTAYDIAGKGIADYNSFKEAVYLAIDVYHSRNQYAEISQKPLKTKEK
- a CDS encoding YceD family protein translates to MNKIKEFLIPFIGLKLGKHHFEYQISNAFFEIFDYHEFNNSNIKVNVVLEKKSTMLELAFKHKGTVNVPCDMTNEEFDLPIKGNMKLIVRFGEAFNNDNEELLILPHGEYQVDIAQYIYEMIVLSVPLRRIHPGVKDGSLNTEALTKLKELTVKELKKESKEEQKEENIDPRWDKLKQLLTDK
- the rpmF gene encoding 50S ribosomal protein L32, yielding MAHPKRKISKTRRDKRRTHYKATVAQIATCPITGEAHLYHRAYWHEGKMYYRGQVVIDKSVAVA
- a CDS encoding beta-ketoacyl-ACP synthase III gives rise to the protein MNNITAAITAVGAYVPDYVLTNKILETLVDTNDEWITSRTGIKERRILKDDTKGTSFLAIKAAQDLIAKANIDPLEIDMVILATATPDMLVASTGVHVATEIGATNAFAYDLQAACSSFLFGMSTAAAYIQSGRYKKVLLIGADKMSSIVDYTDRTTCIIFGDGAGAVLFEPNYEGLGLQDEYLRGDSIGRDFLKIDAGGSLNPATIKTVEEGRHNIKQDGKTVFKYAVTNMADASEKILERNNLTNADVDWLVPHQANKRIIDATASRMNLEDSKVLMNIEKYGNTTSATLPLVLNDFESLFKKGDTIILAAFGGGFTWGSVYLKWAYDKK
- the accB gene encoding acetyl-CoA carboxylase biotin carboxyl carrier protein; its protein translation is MDLKEIQNLIKFVANSGVAEVKLEMDDVKITIRTTLEGNVSEATYIQQIPAQPALQPVLAQQIAPVAPTPAAPAVENSNYITIKSPIIGTFYRKPSPDKPMFVEVGSTIAKGDVLCVIEAMKLFNEIESEVSGKIVKILVDDMSPVEYDQPLFLVDPS
- the accC gene encoding acetyl-CoA carboxylase biotin carboxylase subunit; amino-acid sequence: MFKKILIANRGEIALRIIRTCKEMGIKTVAVYSTADAESLHVKFADEAVCIGPPPSNLSYLKMSNIIAAAEITNADAIHPGYGFLSENSKFSKICQEHRIKFIGASPEMIDRMGDKASAKATMKAAGVPCVPGSDGLLESFEQTQKLAKEMGYPVMLKATAGGGGKGMRAVWKEEELLKAWEGARQESAAAFGNDGMYLEKLIEEPRHIEIQIVGDSYGKACHLSERDCSVQRRHQKLTEETPSPFMTDELRKKMGLAAVKAAEYIKYEGAGTVEFLVDKHRNFYFMEMNTRIQVEHPITEQVIDYDLIREQIMVAAGIPISGKNYLPQLHAIECRINAEDPYNDFRPSPGKITTLHMPGGHGVRLDTHVYSGYTIPPNYDSMIAKLITTAQTREEAISKMRRALDEFVIEGIKTTIPFHRQLMDDPRYIAGDYTTAFMDTFKMNDPE